The region CATGGGCCAGGGCGGCGGCCAGGGCCATCGGCCCCGTGCCTCCCGCGGTGAGGAAGCCCGCGAGGGAGGCGTCGCCCGCACCGACATTGCTGCGCACGGAGACGGCCGGGGCGCTGCCGAAGTAGGCCCCGTCCTCGTCGACCAGGAGCTGGCCGTCCGCCCCCAGTGAGGCCAGTACGGCGCGGGCTCCCCCCGCGCGCAGCTCCTCGGCGGCCTTGACCGCGTCGCCGAGCGTCGCGAGCGGGCGGCCGACGGCCTGCGACAGCTCCTCGGCGTTCGGCTTGACGATGTCGGGGCGTTCGCGCAGCGCCGCGGTCAGCGACGGGCCCGAGGTGTCCAGGGCGATCCGGGCGCCGGCGCGGTGGGCGCGGGCCACCAGCTCCGCGTACCACTCGGGTTCCAGGCCGCGCGGCAGGCTGCCGCAGCAGGCGATCCAGTCGGCCCCCACGGAACGCTCGCCGACCGTGGCGAGCAGCGTCTCCGACTCGTCGGCGGTCAGCTCGGGCCCGGTCGCATTGATCTTCGTCAGGGTGCCGTCGGGTTCCGCCACCGAGATGTTGGAACGGGTCTGGCCGGCCACCGTCACCGCCACCACCTCGATCCCCTCGGCGCCCAGCAGCCCGCCCAGCGCCGCGCCCGCCGGACCGCCCAGGGGCAGTACGGCCAGGGTGCGGTGTCCGGCGGCGGCGACCGCCCGCGAGACGTTGACGCCCTTGCCGCCGGGGTCGACCCGGTCGGCGGTGGCCCGGAGCACGGCCCCGCGGTCCAGCGCCGGGATCTCGTACGTCCGGTCCAGGCTGGGGTTGGGGGTGACGGTGAGGATCATGCGCGAACTACTTCCGTGCCCGCGCGCTCGATGGCGAGGGCGTCGTCGGGGCTCAGGCCGGTGTCGGTGATGAGCAGGTCCACATCCGACAGCTCGCCGAAGCGGGCGAAGTGCTGCTGCCCGAACTTGGCGGAGTCGGCGAGGAGGACGACCCGGCGGGCGGCGGCGATCAGCGCCCGCTTGACGGCGGCCTCCGCGAGGTCGGGGGTGGTCAGGCCGCCGTCGAGCGAGAAGCCGTTGGTGGCGAGGAACAGCACATCGGCGTTGAGCTCGCGGTAGGCGCGCAGCGCCCAGTCGTCGACCGCGGCCCGGGTACGGCGCCGGATCCGGCCGCCCACGAGGTGGAGGGTGAGCCCGGGGTGGTCGGCCAGCCGTGCGGCGACCGGCAGGCCGTGGGTGACGACGGTCAGCTCGGCCTCCAGCGGGATCTCGGCGGCGAGCCGGACCGCGGTCGTACCGGCGTCCAGGATGACGCTCCCGGAGCCGGAGCCGCCTTCACCGCCGGGGAGCTCGGCGAGTGCGGCCCGCGCGATGCGCTGCTTCTCGTCGGCGGCGACGGCGTCCCGCTCGGCGAGGTCGGGCTCGAAGTCCAGCCGCCCGGCCGGGATGGCCCCGCCGTGCACCCGGCGCACCAGTCCGGCCCGGTCCAGCGCCTTCAGATCGCGCCGTACGGTCTCGGCGGTGACCTGGAACTCCTCCGCCAGGGAGAGCACATCGACCCGCCCGCCCTCGCGGGCGAGCCGCAGAATCTCCTGCTGGCGTTCCGGTGCATACATCTGCGTCTGTGTCCGTTCTCATGCCCGAACCTGTGGTTTCACCCTGATGCTACGCCGGGAAATCCACGAAGTAAACGTAAATGGACTTCGGCCGGACTCAAACGGACATGCGACGGCGTCGCGGAGCCCTCGTCGAGGCGCCGCCGTCACGGGCTCCGGCGGACTCCTCGGCCCGGCGGACCGGCCCCTGCGGACTCGTCCGTACAGGTCCGGCCCTCAGACCCGGCCCCCGCGGACACAAAAGAGCCCCGACGCCACCCAGGGCACCGGGGCTCGTCCGCTACGGACAGAGGTCTTGCCATCGAGGTGGGCGCGCGCCGGAGCGCGCACCCGTCAAGCGGCCGCGTCGAATCCCGTGTCACGCGCCATCCGCTTCAGCTCCAGCAGGGCATGCTTCTCGATCTGCCGGATCCGCTCACGGGTCAGCCCGTGCTGCTTGCCGACCTCGGTCAGCGTGCGCTCACGGCCGTCATCGATGCCGTATCGCGCCTTGATGATCGAGGCGGTGCGGTGGTCGAGGCGGTCGATCAGATCCTCCAGCTCCTCGCTGCGCAGCAGCGAGAGCACGGACTGCTCGGGCGAGGCCGCGGAGGTGTCCTCCAGCAGATCGCCGAACTGGGTGTCGCCGTCGTCGTCCACCGACATGTTGAGGCTGACCGGGTCGCGCGCCCAGTCGAGCACGTCGGTGACACGGGCGGGCGTGGAGCCCAGCTCGCCGGCGACCTCCGCCGGCTCCGGGTCACGGCCGTTCTCGCGGTTGAACTCGCGCTGCACCCGGCGGATCCGGCCCAGCTCCTCCACGAGGTGCACGGGCAGCCGGATGGTGCGCGACTGGTCGGCGATGGAGCGGGTGATGGCCTGACGGATCCACCACGTCGCGTACGTCGAGAACTTGAAGCCCTTGGCGTAGTCGAACTTCTCCACGGCACGCACCAGACCGGCGTTGCCCTCCTGGATCAGGTCCAGCAGGGGCAGCCCGGCGCGCGGGTAGCGGCGGGCGACCGCCACCACCAGGCGGAGGTTGGAACGGATGAAGACGTCCTTGGCCTTCGCGCTCTCCTCGACCAGCGCCTCGAGTTCCTCGCGCCCGGCGCCCGCGGCATTGCCGTCGGTGACCTCGCCGTCCAGGATCTGCTGGGCGTAGACGCCCGCCTCGATGGTCTGGGACAGCTCGACCTCCTTGGCGGCGTCGAGCAGTGGCGTGCGCGCGATTTCGTCGAGGTACATGCCGACCAGGTCGCGGTCGGCGATCTCCCCGCCTACGGCGCGAACACTGTGGGCCCCGCCAGAACCGCTGCTGCTTTCCTGACGTCGGGCGACGGCACGGGTTGCCATGCGTGTGCTCCCTTTGCGATGAGTCGGTCGCGGGACGATGGGCGGGCCGGAAAGGGCATCGAAGCCGATGCTCACCGACTGACCCGTCCGAAGGAAACAACGGCTGGAATCCGGACAGAATTCCCACGCCGCCCCGCTATTTTTCTGATCATGCAGTACCCTGCGCCCCCACATAGGGAGGTCACATGCTGCGTGAGCAGGGGGAAGTGCAGGTCAGGGCGGGCACGGAAGCCGACCTTCCGGCCCTTACGGATCTTTACAACCACTACATCCGTGAGACGTGCATCACCTTCGACCTGGAGCCCTTCACTCCGGACCAGCGCCGCCCGTGGTTGCTCTCCCACCCCCAAGACGGCCCGCACCGTCTTCTGGTTGCCCAGGAGGCAACAGACCGGACGAAAAACCCGCACAACGGGCCGGTGCCGGACCACCCCGGAGGTGCCCTGCTCGGCTACGCGACCAGCAGCGCGTTCCGCCCCAAGGCCGCCTACGCCCCCTCCGTCGAGGTCACCGTCTACTGCGCCCCGCACGCCGCCGGCCGCGGCATCGGCACGCTGCTCTACACGTCCCTCTTCCGGGCGCTGGCCGACGAGGACGTCCACCGCGCCTACGCCGGGATCACCCAGCCGAACGAGGCCTCCACACGTCTGCACAGCCGCTTCGGCTTCCGCCCCATCGGTACGTACACCGAGGTGGGCCGCAAGTTCGGCCGCTACTGGGACGTGGCCTGGTACCAGAAGGATCTGGGCTGAAGCGGCTCCCCATCAGGTTCCATCGGCTCTTCCACCACCTTCCCACCGGCTGTGCCGCGGCTTCCCACGGCTCCCCCACCGGCTTTCCCACGATGCCCCCGCGAAACGTCCCACGACGTCGCCACGTCTCCGCCCCGGCTCGTCCACCCCCGCCCCGCCCCCCGCCCGCGACCGCCCCGCCGCCGTCACCCGGCGTTCCGGTTGCCGCGGACGGCGCCCTGGTGTCGCCTGGACAGGAGGGGCAGCGGGACAGCGGGACGATCGAGAGGAGCCCGTCATGGACCAGCACGCTCAGCGGCACGGCGCGAGAGCCGCCCGCTCGCACGGCACCGTCGACGGGGAACACGGCGCCACGGCGGACGCCCGGTCCCGTGACCCGCAGGGGGCCTCGCTACCGGCCGGAAGGGCCGGCCTGGCGGACCGCGCCAAGCACCTTCCGGCGACGGTGTCCCTGCCGATCATCACGGCCCTCGCCTTCGGCTGCTTCACCATCTTCCGCACCCACACCGACGGCACCAAGGGCGGCCCGGCCATGCTGTACGGGCTCGCCGCGGCCGTGGTCTCCGGCGCGCTGGGACTGCTGGTGGCTCACTTCCAGTCGTCCATGCTCACCGAGACCCGGGCGCTCGCCTACGGCGCGCTCTTCGGCTGCTCGATGGGCTGGGTGTACAGCCTCGGCGGGGAATCGATCCTCAAGTCGTCCACCTTCGGCCTCGCCATGGGCGCGATCATGTTCGTCGTCTCCCTCTACGTCTTCCGCACCCACCGCGTCCGCGAGCCGCACGGCAGACACCGCCCCCACAAGCCTCGGCACCAGGGGAGCCACGGCCTCCCCGTGGCCACCCACTGAGGCGACCGCGCAGGGGGCGCCCGTCGGCCACGGAGACGGTCGGCGCCCAGGGGGGCGGCCGCGCTACCGCTCCCACTCCACCCGGAGCGCCGGATCGTCGGACCTCCGCCGGATGGTGCGCAGCGGCCGCCCCGGTGCCCAGCTCTCCAGCACCACGCACGCGTCCTCGGTATACGTGCGCACCGCCTCCGTCAGCTCCGCCCGGAAGAGGTGGAACGGCTCCGGCGGCCCGGCCGCCGCCGCATAGCGCGCGACCGTCGCGGGGTCCGTCACCTCCACGGCCCGCCCGGACACCCGTACGTCACCGTGGGACAGATCGGCGCCCGGCCCCGGATTGGCATGCAGCGAGAAGCGGGGGTCGCGCCGCAGGTCGGACGCCTTGCGCGAGCCCACCATCATGCCCAGCCACAGTTCCCCGTGACGGAAGTCCGCCTCCAGGCCGGTGAGCCGCGGCGCACCGTCCTTGCGGAGGCTCGCCAGGACGTGGTGGCGGTACGCGGCGAACCGCTCCCGCACCCGCCCGGCGAACTCCGGCACCACCGCCTCGACCATCGACCAGCCGACCGCCTCGCCCCCGTCGCCACTGCCGGCGCCGCCGTCACCTGTGCGCTCACTCGTCATGACGGCACTCTCCCGCCCATACCTGACACCTTCTGTCCGGTATGAGGCCGACAGGGACGCGGATGCGGGAGGACCGCCGCCTCAACAGCCCGGCGAGGCAGGCCGGAAGACCGGCGGCAAGGTAGGCCGGAAGCCCGCTACCCGTGCCGCCCCGCCCTCTAGCTCGACGCCTACACGGCCGAACCGGAGGACGCACCGAGCGCCCGCGCCCGTATCACCGGCGCCAACTGGCATGCGGCGCTGGGCGATCCGAGCCGGGTACCGCGCCGCCCGCTCGCCGGCTCCTCGGCCGCACCGCACCGACCGCTCCCCCCCCCGCTCCCTCACCCGAACTGCACCGACCGCTTCGCCAGCCCCATCCAGAACCCGTCGATCACACTGCGCCCGGCGTCCAACTGCCCATAGGCGTCCGCGGCCCCCAGGGTCACGAACAGCGGGGCGAAGTGCTCGGTACGGGGATGGGCCAGCCGGCCGGCCGGCGCCTTGTGCGCGAAGTCGAAGAGGGCGTCGAGGTCCTGGGCCTCCAGGGCCCGGCGCCCCCAGTCGTCGAACTCCGCCGACCACGCCGGCGTACCGCCGTCGGCGTGCCGCAGCGCGGCCAGATTGTGCGTGAAGAACCCGCTGCCGATGATCAGCACGCCCTCCTCGCGCAACGGCGCGAGCTTGCGCCCGATCTCGTGGAGCCGGCGCGGATCGAGGGTCGGCAGGGACATCTGGAGCACGGGGACGTCGGCGTCCGGGAACATCTCCACGAGCGGGACGTAGGCGCCGTGGTCGAGCCCCCGCTCGGGGATGTCCACTACGGGCAGGCCCGCCGTGCGCAGCGTCCCGCGTATCCGCTCGGCCAGCCGCGGCGCCCCGGGCGCCGGGTAGCACACCTGGTAGTAGCGCTCCGGAAAACCCCAGAAGTCGTGGACCAGCGGCACGGTGCGGGTGGCACCGAGCGCGAGCGGCGCCTCCTCCCAGTGCGCGGAGACCATCAGTACGGCCCGGGGGCGCGGCAGCTCGGCCGACCAGGCGGCGAGCTGCCCCGGCCACCACGGGTCGTCGGCGAGCGGCGGGGCCCCATGGCTGAGATAGAGCACCGGTATCACGGACATCACACCCCCACGGCGTCACACTTGGCAGTAGTCGGTGCGCGTGACGATCGACCGCCACACACCACAATGCTTGAAGTTTCAAGCGTCGAACCCTCAGCATAGCTCGGCGTTGTTCAAACTTAAATAACTCTCCGGGTGGTGAGAGAGTGGATGGTATGAGCAACGAACCCGCAGCAGAGCCGCGCTGGCTCAGCGACGAGGAGCAATTCGCCTGGCAGTGCTACCTCCACGCCACCACGCTCCTGGAGGATCACCTCGACCGTCAGCTGCAGCGGGACGCCGGTATGCCGCATGTCTACTACGGGCTGCTCGTCCAGCTCTCCCGTGCACCGCGGCGCCGGATGCGGATGACCGAGCTGGCCCAGAACGCCAAGATCACCCGCTCCCGGCTCTCCCATGCGATCGCGCGTCTGGAGAAGAACGGCTGGGTGCGGCGCGAGAACTGCGCGTCCGACAAGCGGGGCCAGAACGCCCATCTCACGGACGAGGGCATGCGGGTCCTGGAGAAGACCGCCCCCGGCCATGTCACCGCCGTACGCGCCGCGATCTTCGACCGGCTCTCCCCGGAGCAGGTGGGTCAACTGGCCGAGATCTGCCAGGTGATGGTGGAAGGGCTGCAGCCGAAAGGCGCCGACCTCCCCTGGCTCCGCTGACGAAGCAGCGGAACCGGAAGAGGCCGGCGCCGGTGGAGCGAGCGGGGCTGCGCGGCTGTGCACAGAGACGCCGGGCCGGAAACGGCCCGGCGCACCCATGAGCCCGGCGCACCCCACGGGGCGGGCGCCCCCTACGAGCCGGGCGCACCCATGAATCAGGTAGGAATGCGGTAAGAGCGCGGGGGAGGCGGCGGCCGCGAGGTGACACCGGCCCGTGGGCCCGTGCGGCCACCCCGCCCCCGCATGATCAGTGCGCCATCACCGGGACGTGCACCTCGTCCTCGTGGGCCGCACCCTCGCCGTCCTCCGACGAGGCCACCTGCCGAACGCCCCCCGGCCGCCCGGTGTTGATGAAGGTGAAGGCGATCACGCCCGCCAGGGCCAGGATGCCGACCGCCCACCAGATGGCGGTGGTGTAGCCGTGCACCATCGCCTGGAGCTTGAGCAGATCCAGCGAGCGCGCACCGGCCGCATGCGACGTGGCGTACGCGCTGGTGGCACTGGCCGCGATGGTGTTCAGCAGCGCCGTACCGATCGCACCGCCCACCTGCTGCGAGGTGTTGACCATCGCGGAGGCGACACCGGCGTCCCGCGGCTGCACCCCGTGCGTGGCCAGCGACATGGCCGGCATGAACGCCGTACCCATGCCGAGCCCCATCAGCAGGAAGCCGGGCAGGATCAGCGCCGGGTAGGACGTGTCGAGGTCGATCTGGGTCAGCACGAGCATGCCGAGCGCGGCGACCGTGAAGCCCGGCGCCATCAGCAGCCGCGGGCGGACCCTGGTCATCAGCCGGGCACCGATCTGCGTCGATCCGGTGATCATGCCGACGATCATCGGCAGGAAGGCCAGACCGGTCGTGACCGGCGTGTAGCCCTTCACGATCTGCAGGTAGTAGGTCAGGAAGAGGAAGAGACCGAACATGCCGATCACGGCCAGACCCAGCGACGCGTAGATGCCGGCCCGGTTCCGCTCCGCGACCACCCGCAGCGGCAGCAGCGGGGCCTTCACCTTGGACTCGACCAGCACGAACGCCAGCAGCAGGACGACCGCAGCGGCGAACAGGCCGAGGGTCGGACCGGCCAGCCAGCCGTCGGACTCGGCCCGGGTGAACCCGTAGACCAGCGAGACCAGGCCGAGCGTGGCCAGGATGACGCCGGGGACGTCCAGCCGGGAGGTGTTGCGGCTGCCCGCGGGCTCCCGGATGACCAGGAAGGCGCCGGTCGCGGCCACCACGGCGAACGGGATGTTGACGAAGAAGGTCCAGCGCCAGTTCATGTACTCGGTCAGCACACCGCCGAGGATCAGTCCCACGGCGCCGCCGCCGCCGGCGATCGCACCGAAGATGCCGAACGCCTTGGCGCGCTCCTTGGCCTCGGTGAAGGTCACGGCCAGCAGCGACAGCGCGGCCGGCGCCAGCAGCGCGCCGAAGACGCCCTGGAGCGCACGCGCGCCCAGCAGCATCTCCTGGTTGGCCGCGGCCCCGCCGAGCGCGGAGGCGACCGCGAATCCGGTCAGTCCGATGACGAAGGTCCGCTTACGTCCCCACAGGTCGGCGACGCGGCCGCCGAAGAGCAGCAGACCGCCGAAGGCCAGTGCGTAGGCGGTGATCACCCACTGCCGGTTGGCGTCGGTGATACCGAGATCCTGCTGGGCGGAGGGCAGCGCGATGTTCACGATGGTCGCGTCGAGAACGACCATCAGCTGGGCGAGAGCGATGAATATCAGCGCTTTCCAGCGCCGGGGATCGACGTGTGTGGATGTTTCAGGCATGGCGGGATCCACCTAGTGGTGCAGTGAGCGAACAAGAGCGAAGAACGGGACGTGACGGGCGAAGAACGGACGTGAAAGACGAAATACGGCGTGCGGGACGAGCAGGACTGGCGGTACGGGCGGGACGACTGCTGGGCGACGGGCCGCCGCGGCGCGGCCCGGTGGTCTACGAGCGGCGCCTCAGGTCGTCCAAGGTGGCCGCGACTCCGGGAAGTTCGGAACGGGCCGGCGCCTGCAGGCCGTCCAGGAACAGCTGCAGATGACGGTGCACGAACTGATCGAAGTTCGTACAGCTGCTGCCCGGCAGCGGCCGGGTGAGCTGCGTGAGCGCGACCATCAGATCACCGACGGCGATGTCGGTGCGCAGCTGGCCGCTGGCGCGCGCGGCACCCATCACGGCCTCGACGGCCGCCTCCAGGCGGTCGCGCGCCGCGACCAGATCGGGGTGGTCGCGGTCGACGCCGTCGGAGAGCAACGGGCACAGGGCCCCGATCCGCTCCTCCACCGCGGCGTGGACAAAGCGCCTCAGCGCTTGAAAAGCATCGGACTCCTCCGCAAGGGCACTCTCCGCGCGGTCCGCGGTACGGGACATGACGGCGAGCGTGACGTGGTGGATCAACTCCGGGCGATCCGCGAAGTGACGATAGAGCGTCGCATTGCCGACACCCGCACGTCGAGCGATTTCATCGAGCGGCACCTCGGGCCCGAACTCGACCATCGTCTCGCGGGCGGCGGCAACGATCCGCTCCCGGTTGCGCAGCGCATCGGCCCGCAGACGGGGCTGCTGCCCCTTCCCCTCGGTCTTCGCGCATGCGGTAACGGCGGTCACGGCAGCTCACTCCCCTCCACTCTCGGCACTTCTCGACGGCCTGGATTCCCGGGCGACCCGCGCCCCGCCCGCCCGGTCGGGTGAACCGGCGAACGACCGGGCCGACCCCGGCCGACGAGCGAAGGGCCGGGCGACCGACCGGGAGCCGGGCGGACCGGCACACACCGACACGGACCGGCCGGACCAGCCGGGTGCGAAGCGGGGAACCACTCCCCGCTTCCTCCAGACGTCTGGTTAAACGGGGAGAGCCTCCCCGGATATTTCACGCCCCCTTGTGACCTGAGCCACACTCACCACCTCGCGTCGGGCGTCCGCTCCCCGACGGACCGG is a window of Streptomyces caniferus DNA encoding:
- a CDS encoding pyridoxamine 5'-phosphate oxidase family protein is translated as MVEAVVPEFAGRVRERFAAYRHHVLASLRKDGAPRLTGLEADFRHGELWLGMMVGSRKASDLRRDPRFSLHANPGPGADLSHGDVRVSGRAVEVTDPATVARYAAAAGPPEPFHLFRAELTEAVRTYTEDACVVLESWAPGRPLRTIRRRSDDPALRVEWER
- a CDS encoding MFS transporter, which gives rise to MPETSTHVDPRRWKALIFIALAQLMVVLDATIVNIALPSAQQDLGITDANRQWVITAYALAFGGLLLFGGRVADLWGRKRTFVIGLTGFAVASALGGAAANQEMLLGARALQGVFGALLAPAALSLLAVTFTEAKERAKAFGIFGAIAGGGGAVGLILGGVLTEYMNWRWTFFVNIPFAVVAATGAFLVIREPAGSRNTSRLDVPGVILATLGLVSLVYGFTRAESDGWLAGPTLGLFAAAVVLLLAFVLVESKVKAPLLPLRVVAERNRAGIYASLGLAVIGMFGLFLFLTYYLQIVKGYTPVTTGLAFLPMIVGMITGSTQIGARLMTRVRPRLLMAPGFTVAALGMLVLTQIDLDTSYPALILPGFLLMGLGMGTAFMPAMSLATHGVQPRDAGVASAMVNTSQQVGGAIGTALLNTIAASATSAYATSHAAGARSLDLLKLQAMVHGYTTAIWWAVGILALAGVIAFTFINTGRPGGVRQVASSEDGEGAAHEDEVHVPVMAH
- a CDS encoding DeoR/GlpR family DNA-binding transcription regulator produces the protein MYAPERQQEILRLAREGGRVDVLSLAEEFQVTAETVRRDLKALDRAGLVRRVHGGAIPAGRLDFEPDLAERDAVAADEKQRIARAALAELPGGEGGSGSGSVILDAGTTAVRLAAEIPLEAELTVVTHGLPVAARLADHPGLTLHLVGGRIRRRTRAAVDDWALRAYRELNADVLFLATNGFSLDGGLTTPDLAEAAVKRALIAAARRVVLLADSAKFGQQHFARFGELSDVDLLITDTGLSPDDALAIERAGTEVVRA
- a CDS encoding sigma-70 family RNA polymerase sigma factor; translation: MATRAVARRQESSSGSGGAHSVRAVGGEIADRDLVGMYLDEIARTPLLDAAKEVELSQTIEAGVYAQQILDGEVTDGNAAGAGREELEALVEESAKAKDVFIRSNLRLVVAVARRYPRAGLPLLDLIQEGNAGLVRAVEKFDYAKGFKFSTYATWWIRQAITRSIADQSRTIRLPVHLVEELGRIRRVQREFNRENGRDPEPAEVAGELGSTPARVTDVLDWARDPVSLNMSVDDDGDTQFGDLLEDTSAASPEQSVLSLLRSEELEDLIDRLDHRTASIIKARYGIDDGRERTLTEVGKQHGLTRERIRQIEKHALLELKRMARDTGFDAAA
- a CDS encoding GNAT family N-acetyltransferase produces the protein MLREQGEVQVRAGTEADLPALTDLYNHYIRETCITFDLEPFTPDQRRPWLLSHPQDGPHRLLVAQEATDRTKNPHNGPVPDHPGGALLGYATSSAFRPKAAYAPSVEVTVYCAPHAAGRGIGTLLYTSLFRALADEDVHRAYAGITQPNEASTRLHSRFGFRPIGTYTEVGRKFGRYWDVAWYQKDLG
- a CDS encoding MarR family winged helix-turn-helix transcriptional regulator yields the protein MSNEPAAEPRWLSDEEQFAWQCYLHATTLLEDHLDRQLQRDAGMPHVYYGLLVQLSRAPRRRMRMTELAQNAKITRSRLSHAIARLEKNGWVRRENCASDKRGQNAHLTDEGMRVLEKTAPGHVTAVRAAIFDRLSPEQVGQLAEICQVMVEGLQPKGADLPWLR
- the pfkB gene encoding 1-phosphofructokinase — protein: MILTVTPNPSLDRTYEIPALDRGAVLRATADRVDPGGKGVNVSRAVAAAGHRTLAVLPLGGPAGAALGGLLGAEGIEVVAVTVAGQTRSNISVAEPDGTLTKINATGPELTADESETLLATVGERSVGADWIACCGSLPRGLEPEWYAELVARAHRAGARIALDTSGPSLTAALRERPDIVKPNAEELSQAVGRPLATLGDAVKAAEELRAGGARAVLASLGADGQLLVDEDGAYFGSAPAVSVRSNVGAGDASLAGFLTAGGTGPMALAAALAHGAAAVQLPGSQMPAPADLEPSAVTTTDAVPLNRVLTEPVS
- a CDS encoding TetR/AcrR family transcriptional regulator encodes the protein MTAVTACAKTEGKGQQPRLRADALRNRERIVAAARETMVEFGPEVPLDEIARRAGVGNATLYRHFADRPELIHHVTLAVMSRTADRAESALAEESDAFQALRRFVHAAVEERIGALCPLLSDGVDRDHPDLVAARDRLEAAVEAVMGAARASGQLRTDIAVGDLMVALTQLTRPLPGSSCTNFDQFVHRHLQLFLDGLQAPARSELPGVAATLDDLRRRS
- a CDS encoding DODA-type extradiol aromatic ring-opening family dioxygenase, with product MSVIPVLYLSHGAPPLADDPWWPGQLAAWSAELPRPRAVLMVSAHWEEAPLALGATRTVPLVHDFWGFPERYYQVCYPAPGAPRLAERIRGTLRTAGLPVVDIPERGLDHGAYVPLVEMFPDADVPVLQMSLPTLDPRRLHEIGRKLAPLREEGVLIIGSGFFTHNLAALRHADGGTPAWSAEFDDWGRRALEAQDLDALFDFAHKAPAGRLAHPRTEHFAPLFVTLGAADAYGQLDAGRSVIDGFWMGLAKRSVQFG